Sequence from the Rutidosis leptorrhynchoides isolate AG116_Rl617_1_P2 chromosome 3, CSIRO_AGI_Rlap_v1, whole genome shotgun sequence genome:
gcgttaaaataatttaacggaaaaatgcgggatgttacagtttatCTCATGTAATGTTCGTCAATGCACAATATGTAACACTATTAAATCttcggattatatatatatatatatatatatatatatatatatatatatatatatatatatatatatatatatatatatatatatatatatatatatatatatatatatatatatatatatatatatatatatatataaactccgtATTAATTTTGGCAAAAAAAACGAAATCATTAGACCACTCCCTACAGCTAGTTATCCGttagttacccgctcattacccgtcattacccgtaactaaccacaGGCATGAGCTAGTTACCCGCTTTAGTTATTCGCTTTCACCATGAATTTAATGGAAGTATGAGGTTTAGTTATAGATTTGTAGGTCCCAATGGCTTTTATtgtttggacttgatgctttattgcttgtacgttgtatattaagaggagtattgttttagccatgatatgtagtgtttagttatgagttaattataggatattggtgttgatgtggcgctgatgtggaaggttaagaggatgaatagtttagttacgatagggagtggccttataGGTTTTGATATCATCATCAAGTGTTCATTTTTGACACTCACTTTACTTTGTATTAGTTTTGATttctttgttgttgtttttgtGTTTGTATTGTTTTGTCTTATTAACAAAGTCAAGAGAATGCTAAACATGTAATCATTCATTATACGTGTTAATTTTTCATATTATAATTTGTTTTTTATATATGAATTCAGAGGTTTAATATATTCATGAAAATATACAATTTTATATTGGAATATTAACTTTGTAATTAATATTTAATCATAACTATTGATATTAACTCATGAAAATATGTAATTTTatcttgaaaatattaattttgcaaTCAATACTTAATCATAATTATATTGGTTATGATTATCATTTTTCATTAAGTTTTTTTCTTTTCAAATGTGAGAATATATCAAACTTTAACAACTTACAAAACAAGGGCAGTGTATATCATAAAGTTATATTTGTCAggaaaaaaaaaagacaaaattacgtgcgtcgtccctgaacttgtttCCAGCCTTCTCAAGTCATcctgattctttttttttttttgcttgcgtCATCCCTGTTCTTCTAAAATATAACATAGGTCGTCCTTCTGTATACATTCCGTCCAATATCTCCGTTAAAGTCAATCATGTGCGAATCATGTGGGGGTATTTCAGTCTTTTAATAACTTGAGGGATGACAAGCGTAAttttgtctaataataataataatttgagggACGACGCacgtaattttatttaataataataataattataataataataataataataattataataataattgttattataataataataattattataattattataataattattattattataattattataattattataattattattgttattattattattattattattattattattattattattattattattattattattattattattattattattattattattattattattattattatgtgcttATTATTATTGGGGCAAAATCCATAAAAAGGTAACATGTTATACCACTTTTCCTACTTTCGGTAATATATTTCATTTCGCTATAAAAAAGGAGTGTATTTTCGAAAGTTAATCAAAAGAGGGGTAtcgttaacttttgttaactttttcagTTAAGTGTCAACTTTGCATAACATGTCAAGTCCTTTATCAACCAACGTTTTCAAATCGCGATTTTGACGCACGTTTTTGATGCGCGAATCCGAAACGCGTTTTCGAAGTGCATTTTCGATGTGCGTTTTCGACACGCAATTTCGACGCGCGTTTTTAATGCGCGTTTTCGAGGTGTATTTTTCGACACACGATTTCGACGCGCGTTTTTTCAACACGCGATTTTCAGGCGTGTTTTTCGAGACGCGCGAAAAACACGCATCGAAAACGCACATCGAAATCGCGTGTCGAAAAACAAGCCttgaaaacgcgcgccgaaatcgTGTGTCGAAAAACACACCTCTAAAACACGCGTCGAAATTGCGTGTCGAAAACGCGCCTCGAAAACGCGTTTCGGATTCGCACATCGAAAACGTGCGTCGAAGTCGCGATTTGAAAACGTtggtcgataataacaataataataataataattatattattaacattgtttttattactgttattattattattattattattaaataaaattacgcGCGTCGTccctcaaattattattattattattagataaaatTACGCGCGTCATCCCTTAAGTTATTAAAAGACtgaaataccctcacatgattcGCACATGATTGACTTTAACGTAGATATTGGACGGAATGTATACAGAAGGATGACCTATGTTATATTTTAGAAGAACAGGGATGACGCAagcaaaaaaaaaaagaatcagGATGACTTGAGAAGGCTGGaaacaagttcagggacgacgcgcgtaattttatcaaaaaaaaagtaataataatcatgatatcgtTATAGACATCTATAATTTTCTTAttaaactagtccggaccggcacgcgcgttgcggcgggtgctttcggcctgcgtatttatatttaatgtagcgttgtgtatttacagaggggaacacgacCCATGTGTTAAGCGTCGTTTTAGATGTCGTTTTTGTTAAGCACTTTTTAAAAAGTATTCGTTTCTAACGTAGTTAGTTTTACTAAAATTTAACTCCTGGCGAACAGAAAAAtaagggttgtcgttgtgtttagcgttttttaaaaagtgtccgtttcgaatgtggttagtttcgttttgttcataaaattatttcgagtctgaagctcccgtcgaaaaaatttaactcgtggcgagcgggaagatacgggttgtcgttgtgtttaacgCTTTTttgaaaagtgtccgttttgcgtatagttagtcccgttggtttcgtaagattttttcgagttgaacggtggtctctgaaaattttaactcgcaccgagcgagaagatagagcccgttataaattcgggtggagttagtttcttttattttaaaaaaattatatatttacactttttactcctggaaaagtgtaaacttgaggggccgttgtgtaaatatagtcgaagttgatggaccgtttgtaatgtgaacacaacctcaaaacgacaatccgatataactgaaacgacgaaTATAAGTGttagttaatgttaatgttaatgttaagttaatgttaatgttaatgttaatgttaataaaaaaaataaaaaataaaaataataataataataataataataataataataataataataataaaataatgttaatgttattgttaatgttaatactCCAATTGAACAACAAAAACTCCAATTGAACAACAAAAAATTCAAAAATTAGAAGGAAAAAATTCTTTTATTTTGGGGATATATCTGATAATCAAAGTCGAGTGATCTCTCCAAAATCCAAAGCTCTGGGAATCATTAATACAACACCGCTCTTTCACTTTACAACCATTTCAAAAATCTTCTATcaatcttaatcttaatcttaatataaaTGGAAATAAACGATGACTGGGAGCTCGTTAACGACGAAGGTTTCGTCTACAAGCGTCAAAAGCGTCACAACCTTGATTCCGCCGTCGCCGCCGCCGTTCCACCGCCAGATCCTGCAGCTGAAGCTAAAGCACGGAGAGAGAGAAAAAAGAAAGCGTTATTAAACCTCAGAACAAAGTACGAACAAGAAATCCGTCAGTGGGAACTTTTATCAAACACCTTGCAGGCATTACAAGACCTTACCCAAAATCAATCCCAACCCACTTTACTGTCAGTGCCAGATCAAACGGTCAATGTTTTGCTACAGAATTCGTCTGATTCAACTTACCGGGAGCGTATGGATACCCTTCTCGCTCAGGTATGGGTTTTTGTAGCCTAATTGGGTTAAATAATTTTAGGGTTTTGTTTATTATTTTGGGGGAATTTGATCATGTAACCAGTTTGTTAATTTTTGAATTCAAATATTTGGGGGTTTTAGGGTGAATAGAAAGTGGATGTCTTTATTTAGGGTTTTGAATATAATTTAGGGGAAATTGGTTGGTTTGTAGGTTGAAGGTCAGGAAGCTACTATTAGTGAGGTATCAAGATTGTGTGATGTTGCTGAAGCACTATGTGATACCGAAGAACAACGCTTAAAGCAACCGTTTCTTGATCTTCCGATTTGGGACCTATCACCGCAAGAGATAATGACTTCACTATTAGAAGAATGAGGGTCTAAGTGAGTAAGTGTCTCTAAACGAATAATCTGTTGTGTTATATATTTTTGGTTAGTGGTGTATCCCTAGATTATAGATTCATTGGTTATCAGAGATTTTAAGTATGATTGAGCAGATTTCGGATACTAACATTAGAGAAGAAGCACATTGTTAAAGGTAACCAGCTAGCATAGTGCAACTTGTTTGATCTTGTACAAGCGTCTTAATGTAATTGAGATATTGTAAAAATCATTTGTTGAGCTGGCTGTTTAAGCATTATGTTGTAGAGTTTGTGAAAAGTTTTACACTTTGTTGGTTTATTTGCTAAAAACAAAATGATTGTTTCACAATAGTGACTGGATGCTTCTAACCCAAAGCTAAACTTTGTTTCCCGAATAGCTTTTCAGTTTTTCGGCATTTCAATCCCAGAATCATGTGAATTATGTATTAGATTACATCTTCCTTACATTCCTCCTGTTTAGGTTGTTGCCAGTAATTATATTCCCACAGCGATATAGATGTTGACATGCTGTACATTTGTACTGCCACGTGTATATGCATGATTGTGCATCATGGTGATAAAATTCCGTTGTGGTAATATGGGCGGGCGGATCAAAACGCTTGTTTTATGTGGTTTGGCTAAGATGGCTGGGCGGGCCAAAACGTGGTGAAATGGGTGGGCAGATGAAAATTGCAGGAGTTTGTTTTGTCAAATGCAGGGCTTTATATGGTCAACTTTATATGACTGGCTTAACACGAAGACGTTTTTATCATTGTGTTGTTAGTCCAGTGGTAATGACCCATACATCTTTGTTAGAGGTTGGGAGTTCAATTCCCTAAGGTGGCAACATTGCACACAATGATATCCCCTTGATCTTGAAATTCAACCCAACGTTGCCTTTCGCACATAGCATTGCGGGGCTAAGAGTGTTTTACCGGTCATGCCCTCGGATTGATCCAGGTTTCCTCCAGTTCAGCAGTTGGAGACGGGTTATGCAACTGCTGGAGATGATCATGTGGTGCCCCTGGGTGATCGCAAACTGTTGTTCATAAAAAAAAACATGAAGATGCTTTTTGATTAATGTACATGTACCTTTGTATGTATAAAATAAAATTCCAATGCATTAGTATCATCTTAGATCTTAGATGTATATTATAACAATCTCAGAGGACCAAATTGTAAAACTTTAAATTTTAAAAAATCTTCAAACCACCAACCGTAAACCACGACTCTGTTCAACGTGGTGATAGTGAGGTAACGGTTCCCTCTAGTCAACCACCCTGAGTTacatttcaaatattatttattttaatcttTTTATAATTCAAAAAATGTACTTAAACTGGAAAAACTTAAACGATAATTTATCCTACTAAGCACCTTAATATATTTATCATATATATACAGCGTCAACGTATCTTTGCAGGCTTGTTCATTTCATAAATCTTATGGTCACTTGTAGAGGTCCATCCAGGCTACATAAAGCCTTCCCACGTGAATATAGAAATAAAACAGTTTTTAACtgattaaataaattaattaatcgtaaataattaataaataataaatgttcGTTACAAAGAATACTAAAAGGGTATGGTTTCGTAGTTATATTTCTATGGTTATTTCAATTTCAGGACACACAAGAAAAACATattgcacatatatatatatatttaaagagACACAAAATCTTTACATTTATATTTGTGAGAACAAAAGCCTAAAAATCTGGAAGGTTGACAACAGGGGTTTGTTCAAGGTTTCTGCATAATTCGGAAAGATTTTAAACACAAGAGGAAGAAGATtgacatttttttttttctttcataaaCAAGGATTCGAAATAATTGAAATTGAGGCCTCATGAAGGTTGACGATTATTCAACCTCCAAAAAAAGTGATGAAATCTGTGGTAAggtatgttttttttttatatcttatttcTTAGCTTAGGAATTAATAATGTTTTGTTCATATGGATACGTTTGattttgttgttgtttttttttttatttttgttaaatTTATGATGACTTTTTGTTCGTCAACCACATGAACATGGGTTCATGTTTACAACGGTTTCATATATATTATTCTTCTGTTTGGTGGATTATTTgctttttttccattttttttattttgtaaatcattgccAAAGAACTCCAGATTTTGGATAAAAATATGAAATTATCAACAAAAGATAATGATGTTTATTTTGTGAGATTATTGTGTTGTTGTATGCGTATTATCAGAAAGTCGACAATTTCCTTGATAAAACTTGAGAATTATTTTctgttacatttatatttattttattttataggtATACAGCATATACTTTCCAAATTTGACTGTTATAATTTTAATTGGGATCTTGATACATAAAATAGGTATACAGCATACACTTTCCAAATTTGAGCATGTTTAATCGTTTAGgattaatcatcaataaatgaaataaatgaacactTATCAACTAACCATTTTATATTTCACAAGTCTCATTTTTATTGTGTGGATCATTTTCTTGATCATTAATAATACTGTGCTCATATGAACCATTTCAGTCATGTTC
This genomic interval carries:
- the LOC139896278 gene encoding uncharacterized protein, coding for MEINDDWELVNDEGFVYKRQKRHNLDSAVAAAVPPPDPAAEAKARRERKKKALLNLRTKYEQEIRQWELLSNTLQALQDLTQNQSQPTLLSVPDQTVNVLLQNSSDSTYRERMDTLLAQVEGQEATISEVSRLCDVAEALCDTEEQRLKQPFLDLPIWDLSPQEIMTSLLEE